Sequence from the Polyangiaceae bacterium genome:
TTCACAGGCCTTGCGACGGCATCACAGTTGTCCGACTGTTCTGGCCCTCTCGGCATCTACAACATGAGCGGAAACGCCGTGGAGTGGGAAGACGGCTGCAACGGCAGCAACTGTCCGCAGCGTGGTGGCGCATATCTCGATAGCAACACGCCCTACTCGGGACACCCCGATGATCTGACCTGCAAGTCCGCCATCATGGTCGGCCGCATGTCGGTCAGTAAGTTCCGCGGCTTTCGCTGCTGCGCAGACCCTAGCTGATCACTTGGCGCCCGCGGCGGCGAGTGCCGCCAGTGCCGCCCGCGCCTTGTTGCGTGTTTCCTTGGCTTCCAGTGCCGGCACGCTGTCTGCGACGAGCCCAGCACCGGCGCTCACTTCGAAGCGATCCCCCGACTGCACCGCGGTGCGAATGGCGATCGCGAAGTCCATGTCGCCGTCGCGGGTCACGTAGCCCAAGGCGCCGCCGTAGATCCCACGCGGCCGCCCTTCCAGCTCGTGAAGGATCTGCATGGCGCGTACCTTGGGCGCACCGGTCAGGGTTCCGGCGGGGAAGGTGGCGCGCAGTACGTCCCAGGGGTTGCGGCGCTCGGCGAGGGTGCCCACCACTTCGCTGACGATGTGCATGACGTGGCTGAAGCGCTCGACTTGCATGCGCTTCGTCAGCTGCACCGAGCCCGTGGTAGCGATGCGTCCCACGTCGTTGCGCGCCAGATCGATGAGCATCACGTGCTCCGCGCACTCTTTGGGATCCGCGAGCATCTCCCTGGCGAGCTCTGCGTCCTCTTCGGCATTGCGCCCTCGACGTCGCGTGCCGGCAATCGGTCGTAGAGTCACCGTGCCGTTCTCCAGGCGCACCAGGGTCTCGGGGCTGGCGCCGGCGACGACCAAGGGCGGAGCGTCGGAGGTCGGCGCGAGTTCCAAGAGGTACATGTACGGCGCGGGGGACAGCACGCGCAGGGCGC
This genomic interval carries:
- a CDS encoding anthranilate synthase component I family protein, yielding MTEVLEKTLVVDGITPVGAYARLRQDAGLGSFLLESVIPGERWGRYSILGYRPKRELSLRGDAEQDPFAQLDRALPSNEARSTSVAARFARSHVGAVLYEAIGFTTKVPLHADAEGLPIARFVSDATVIVFDNLTHTATVAALDEGELERAEAHLAAARALPPMVPPDPTRLPAQVDVSCSDADYERIVARAKEYIVAGDAFQIVAARTFSVPAANLDPFDVYRALRVLSPAPYMYLLELAPTSDAPPLVVAGASPETLVRLENGTVTLRPIAGTRRRGRNAEEDAELAREMLADPKECAEHVMLIDLARNDVGRIATTGSVQLTKRMQVERFSHVMHIVSEVVGTLAERRNPWDVLRATFPAGTLTGAPKVRAMQILHELEGRPRGIYGGALGYVTRDGDMDFAIAIRTAVQSGDRFEVSAGAGLVADSVPALEAKETRNKARAALAALAAAGAK